The window TTTTAATGATGTATCCCGTTTTGTTATGATAATCGTGTACGCAACGGTTAATAGGTAAATACCCATTTTGCCTCATTAAGATATTGAGATCATGGTATGACGGTTTGGAATTATCCTTTGTAGTGGCTTTAAGCGCTAAACCTATGTTAAAGAAAAAATTAACCTCCTCTTTGGAGTTCCACGAAAAATTTTGAAGATTGATAACTATATGAAAGTCTTCACGACTTTTCCACCATGTTTGGCTGTTGGTTAAATAGCCGAACTGTCTTAGCGTCGGTTTTAAATAGGCTTTAATAAAATCAGTTTGTTTTTCCTTCGCATCCATTTGGTTAGTTTTAAGGTTGGGATATGCGATTAGTTTTAAACCCCAAAAGGGGCACAGGGCCCCTCTTTCAATATATTATATATCAGCTTAATTACAAAGCCAATACTTCTTTAACTCTTTCAGCAGCTTCTTTTAATAAGATAGCCGAGTAAACCTGTAAACCTGAATTATCAATCAGTGCTTTTGCTTCGGCAGCGTTGGTGCCTTGCAGACGCACAATGATAGGTACAGGGATGTTGCCAATTTCTTTGTAGGCATCAATAACACCCTGTGCAACACGGTCGCAACGAACGATACCACCAAAAATGTTGATGAGGATGGCTTTAACGTTTGGATCGCTCAGGATGATGTTGAAACCAGCTTTTACGGTTTCGGCATTGGCAGTACCACCAACGTCAAGGAAGTTGGCAGGTTCGCCGCCGGCAATTTTAATAATATCCATGGTGGCCATAGCTAAGCCGGCGCCATTAACCATACAGCCTACGTTACCGTCAAGCTTTACATAATTAAGGTTTGATTTGCTGGCTTCCACTTCAGTAGGGTCTTCCTCGTCGGTATCGCGCATGGCGGCATAATCCGGGTGGCGGTACAGTGCGTTGTCATCCAGGTTAACCTTGGCGTCAACAGCTAAAATTTTGTTATCAGATGTTTTTAAAACCGGGTTAATTTCAAACTGCGATGAATCGGTAGCATCGTAAGCTTTGTACAGGGCCG is drawn from Mucilaginibacter ginsenosidivorax and contains these coding sequences:
- a CDS encoding DUF4304 domain-containing protein, which codes for MDAKEKQTDFIKAYLKPTLRQFGYLTNSQTWWKSREDFHIVINLQNFSWNSKEEVNFFFNIGLALKATTKDNSKPSYHDLNILMRQNGYLPINRCVHDYHNKTGYIIKTGSDLAKFINEFQIDFEQNILPTLDDLNTLEDCINYYQTIPFWGESLRQQITDLGLR